In Aegilops tauschii subsp. strangulata cultivar AL8/78 chromosome 3, Aet v6.0, whole genome shotgun sequence, one genomic interval encodes:
- the LOC141042950 gene encoding uncharacterized protein, translated as MSDLPKPSEVDVDNIIKPSLDEISADHRQVYEEYKKACEEKDLQEFKVQEGSPREKLEGYEFLNINQVLQRALAQESRSKDLKEVHRYKADRPKMNMVEYDSDHSDDEGDVFATEFVWPSKAKPFTCNDLKPIHKNRDEEMKFTFNIAKCDRIFDALLQAKIIRISHTLPPFEELKRRAYCKYHNYFSHATNDCNVFRRQIQSAINDGRLNFSEMQVDKQPFPMNTMDLEGKKLLIRPEVAETANKANVIVGEPRKGKEDNKVLGR; from the exons ATGTCCGATCTTCCCAAGCCATCTGAGGTAGACGTCGATAACATCATTAAGCCTAGTCTTGATGAGATATCGGCCGATCATCGCCAAGTCTATGAGGAGTACAAGAAGGCGTGCGAGGAGAAGGACTTGCAGGAGTTCAAAGTTCAAGAAGGATCGCCAAG AGAAAAGCTAGAAGGCTATGAGTTCTTAAATATTAACCAAGTCTTACAAAGGGCTTTGGCTCAGGAAAGCCGAAGCAAAGACCTCAAAGAAGTGCATAGATACAAAGCCGATCGTCCAAAGATGAATATGGTGGAATATGATAGTGATCACTCGGACGACGAGGGTGATGTTTTTGCTACTGAATTTGTTTGGCCATCTAAGGCCAAACCATTTACTTGCAATGATCTGAAACCGATTCATAAGAATCGTGATGAAGAGATGAAGTTTACTTTTAACATTGCTAAGTGTGATAGAATATTTGATGCTTTGCTGCAGGCTAAGATTATTAGAATATCTCATACTTTACCACCGTTTGAAGAGCTAAAACGGCGTGCTTATTGCAAGTATCATAATTATTTTTCTCATGCTACTAACGATTGCAATGTTTTTCGACGACAGATACAATCGGCCATTAATGACGGACGATTGAACTTTTCTGAGATGCAAGTTGATAAACAACCTTTTCCAATGAATACCATGGATTTGGAAGGGAAGAAGCTACTCATTCGGCCGGAGGTAGCCGAAACTGCTAATAAAGCTAATGTCATTGTTGGTGAGCCCAGGAAAGGCAAGGAGGACAACAAGGTCTTGGGGAGATAG